A single genomic interval of Primulina huaijiensis isolate GDHJ02 chromosome 7, ASM1229523v2, whole genome shotgun sequence harbors:
- the LOC140980926 gene encoding transcription factor GTE12: protein MTAVDNSVKSILKFKITSKGIRDESDLKPCQNIIKFVVTSGHKNEQRVTVVKDKRSDVDNSMRPCMPVDCNKRRPETCLHGQRGKRQKMDHSVKQQCSNVLKTLMMHRVGCHFNEPVDPVELNIPDYLSIITKPMDLGTIKRKLEGESNYGAEDFAADVRLTFSNAMSYNPPGNCFHQFAKALDGIFNKRWKVIEAKLKANSWDVENIFVQERNGQDSVRTAKENPLDTHKIGLNKVSSPVNVAARRPMSLEEKQKLRLEFLELSRREMTGNLTAVFQKFGLTLNEGRIASFFDAAEDETLWKLKKAVKCFLDTRADKVKPAKMEKSGRLLLNKAAVKAKCSACGTLSCHCRRLKIASALSTSNERAMERSSELDSCGDKPDGEVRYPMESHSSKLNLDFDGSSPPNISTPVTADVSGEGWSSLNFQMSPKKALRAAMLKRRFADTIFRATHQILLDHGEKSDPTRMLQEKEKMERQQREEKTRIEAEIKAVEEASRLRREREREAARMALQKMEKTVEINENQEVLNFLEMLSRDSPSDFLDGEGSDVSLGISCHSGNFLERLGLYIKDDCWEEEEILGGEEGEILS from the exons ATGACAGCTGTGGATAACTCGGTGAAGAGCATATTGAAGTTTAAAATAACTTCCAAAGGAATACGGGATGAATCAGATTTGAAACCATGCCAAAACATCATAAAGTTTGTAGTAACAAGTGGACACAAAAATGAACAGAGAGTTACAGTAGTCAAAGATAAGCGTTCGGACGTAGATAATTCAATGAGACCATGTATGCCGGTAGACTGCAACAAGCGAAGGCCTGAAACATGTCTTCATGGTCAGAGGGGGAAAAGGCAGAAGATGGACCATAGTGTGAAGCAGCAGTGTAGTAATGTTTTGAAAACATTGATGATGCATCGAGTTGGATGTCATTTTAACGAACCGGTTGATCCAGTGGAGCTGAATATACctgattatttatcaataatCACCAAGCCTATGGATTTGGGAACAATAAAGCGCAAACTAGAGGGTGAATCAAACTATGGAGCAGAGGACTTTGCTGCTGATGTTAGGTTGACCTTTTCCAATGCAATGTCATATAATCCTCCTGGGAACTGTTTCCATCAATTTGCAAAAGCATTAGATGGAATTTTTAACAAGAGGTGGAAAGTAATAGAAGCTAAATTAAAGGCTAACAGCTGGGACGTTGAAAACATTTTTGTTCAAGAAAGAAATGGCCAAGATTCTGTGCGGACAGCAAAAGAGAATCCACTAGACACACACAAAATTGGACTTAACAAAGTTTCTTCACCTGTTAATGTTGCGGCTAGAAGGCCTATGTCATTGGAGGAAAAACAAAAGCTTAGATTAGAGTTTCTGGAGTTATCGAGAAGAGAGATGACCGGAAATTTGACAGCCGTGTTCCAAAAGTTTGGTTTGACTCTAAATGAAGGAAGGATTGCTTCCTTTTTTGATGCAGCTGAGGATGAAACTTTATGGAAGTTGAAAAAAGCAGTAAAATGTTTTCTGGATACAAGAGCTGACAAG GTCAAACCTGCCAAAATGGAAAAAAGTGGGCGCCTATTACTGAATAAAGCTGCCGTAAAAG CCAAATGTTCTGCATGTGGTACCTTGTCATGCCATTGCAGGCGGCTTAAAATAGCTTCAGCTCTGTCAACTTCTAATG AGAGAGCAATGGAAAGATCATCAGAACTTGATAGTTGTGGTGATAAACCT GATGGCGAGGTGAGATATCCCATGGAATCTCATTCAAGCAAACTAAATCTAGATTTTGATG GAAGCAGCCCTCCCAACATCTCAACCCCTGTTACAGCTGATGTTTCTGGTGAAG GATGGTCGTCACTCAATTTCCAAATGTCTCCAAAGAAGGCTTTGCGAGCTGCGATGCTAAAACGTCGCTTCGCCGATACGATCTTCCGGGCTACCCATCAGATTCTACTGGATCAT GGTGAGAAGTCAGACCCTACAAGGATGCTgcaagaaaaagagaaaatggAAAGACAACAACGTGAAG AGAAGACCAGAATTGAAGCAGAAATCAAAGCGGTTGAAGAAGCATCAAGATTGAGACGGGAGAGAGAAAGAGAAGCTGCCAGGATGGCATTGCAAAAG ATGGAAAAAACGGTTgaaatcaatgaaaatcaagaGGTTTTGAACTTCCTAGAGATGTTAAGCCGTGACTCCCCATCTGATTTTCTCGATGGAGAGGGGTCCGACGTATCATTAGGAATAAGTTGTCACTCTGGAAACTTTCTGGAGCGTCTTGGCTTGTACATAAAGGATGATTGTtgggaagaagaagaaattttgGGCGGGGAAGAAGGGGAGATTCTCTCTTAG
- the LOC140980283 gene encoding floral homeotic protein AGAMOUS-like isoform X2: protein MEFHNNRARDLSPAQRKISRGKIEIKRIENTTNRQVTFCKRRNGLLKKAYELSVLCDAEVALIVFSNRGRLYEYANNSVKTTIDRYKKASSDSSNNGSVAEANTQYYQQEASKLRAQISNLQNHNRNMIGESLGGLTLRELKNLETKVERGISKIRSKKNELLFAEIEYMQKREIDLHHNNQYLRAKIAETERAQQQHMDLMPASASDYELVPPQPYDARNYLQVNELHQNNDHYPRQDPPSLQLV from the exons ATGGAATTCCACAATAACCGAGCAAGAGATTTGTCTCCAGCTCAGAGGAAGATCTCGAGGGGGAAGATCGAGATCAAGCGGATCGAAAACACAACAAATCGGCAGGTGACCTTCTGTAAACGCCGCAACGGTCTTCTGAAGAAGGCCTACGAATTGTCAGTGCTTTGTGATGCTGAGGTTGCTCTAATTGTCTTCTCCAACCGAGGCCGACTCTACGAGTATGCAAACAACAG CGTGAAAACGACCATCGATAGGTACAAGAAAGCATCCTCAGATTCGTCAAACAACGGGTCTGTTGCTGAAGCCAACACTCAGTATTACCAGCAAGAAGCATCAAAACTGCGTGCACAGATCAGTAATTTGCAGAACCATAACAG GAACATGATTGGTGAGTCTTTAGGAGGTTTAACCCTGAGGGAGCTCAAGAATCTGGAGACTAAGGTTGAAAGAGGCATTAGCAAAATTCGATCCAAAAAG AATGAGCTGCTTTTCGCTGAAATCGAATACATGCAAAAAAGG GAGATCGACTTACATCACAATAACCAGTACCTTCGAGCAAAG ATAGCTGAAACTGAGAGAGCCCAACAACAGCACATGGATTTGATGCCTGCTAGTGCTTCCGATTATGAACTCGTTCCACCCCAGCCGTATGATGCTCGAAACTACCTTCAAGTCAATGAATTGCATCAGAATAATGATCATTACCCTCGTCAAGACCCGCCATCTCTGCAGTTAGT CTGA
- the LOC140980283 gene encoding floral homeotic protein AGAMOUS-like isoform X1 yields MEFHNNRARDLSPAQRKISRGKIEIKRIENTTNRQVTFCKRRNGLLKKAYELSVLCDAEVALIVFSNRGRLYEYANNSVKTTIDRYKKASSDSSNNGSVAEANTQYYQQEASKLRAQISNLQNHNRNMIGESLGGLTLRELKNLETKVERGISKIRSKKNELLFAEIEYMQKRQEIDLHHNNQYLRAKIAETERAQQQHMDLMPASASDYELVPPQPYDARNYLQVNELHQNNDHYPRQDPPSLQLV; encoded by the exons ATGGAATTCCACAATAACCGAGCAAGAGATTTGTCTCCAGCTCAGAGGAAGATCTCGAGGGGGAAGATCGAGATCAAGCGGATCGAAAACACAACAAATCGGCAGGTGACCTTCTGTAAACGCCGCAACGGTCTTCTGAAGAAGGCCTACGAATTGTCAGTGCTTTGTGATGCTGAGGTTGCTCTAATTGTCTTCTCCAACCGAGGCCGACTCTACGAGTATGCAAACAACAG CGTGAAAACGACCATCGATAGGTACAAGAAAGCATCCTCAGATTCGTCAAACAACGGGTCTGTTGCTGAAGCCAACACTCAGTATTACCAGCAAGAAGCATCAAAACTGCGTGCACAGATCAGTAATTTGCAGAACCATAACAG GAACATGATTGGTGAGTCTTTAGGAGGTTTAACCCTGAGGGAGCTCAAGAATCTGGAGACTAAGGTTGAAAGAGGCATTAGCAAAATTCGATCCAAAAAG AATGAGCTGCTTTTCGCTGAAATCGAATACATGCAAAAAAGG CAGGAGATCGACTTACATCACAATAACCAGTACCTTCGAGCAAAG ATAGCTGAAACTGAGAGAGCCCAACAACAGCACATGGATTTGATGCCTGCTAGTGCTTCCGATTATGAACTCGTTCCACCCCAGCCGTATGATGCTCGAAACTACCTTCAAGTCAATGAATTGCATCAGAATAATGATCATTACCCTCGTCAAGACCCGCCATCTCTGCAGTTAGT CTGA
- the LOC140980283 gene encoding floral homeotic protein AGAMOUS-like isoform X3 produces the protein MEFHNNRARDLSPAQRKISRGKIEIKRIENTTNRQVTFCKRRNGLLKKAYELSVLCDAEVALIVFSNRGRLYEYANNSVKTTIDRYKKASSDSSNNGSVAEANTQYYQQEASKLRAQISNLQNHNRNMIGESLGGLTLRELKNLETKVERGISKIRSKKNELLFAEIEYMQKRQEIDLHHNNQYLRAKLTLSQKPIFLLFLFLARYSGF, from the exons ATGGAATTCCACAATAACCGAGCAAGAGATTTGTCTCCAGCTCAGAGGAAGATCTCGAGGGGGAAGATCGAGATCAAGCGGATCGAAAACACAACAAATCGGCAGGTGACCTTCTGTAAACGCCGCAACGGTCTTCTGAAGAAGGCCTACGAATTGTCAGTGCTTTGTGATGCTGAGGTTGCTCTAATTGTCTTCTCCAACCGAGGCCGACTCTACGAGTATGCAAACAACAG CGTGAAAACGACCATCGATAGGTACAAGAAAGCATCCTCAGATTCGTCAAACAACGGGTCTGTTGCTGAAGCCAACACTCAGTATTACCAGCAAGAAGCATCAAAACTGCGTGCACAGATCAGTAATTTGCAGAACCATAACAG GAACATGATTGGTGAGTCTTTAGGAGGTTTAACCCTGAGGGAGCTCAAGAATCTGGAGACTAAGGTTGAAAGAGGCATTAGCAAAATTCGATCCAAAAAG AATGAGCTGCTTTTCGCTGAAATCGAATACATGCAAAAAAGG CAGGAGATCGACTTACATCACAATAACCAGTACCTTCGAGCAAAG CTGACGCTGTCACAGAAGCCGATATTTCTCCTGTTCCTGTTTCTTGCAAGGTATTCTGGCTTTTAA
- the LOC140980283 gene encoding floral homeotic protein AGAMOUS-like isoform X4 — protein sequence MEFHNNRARDLSPAQRKISRGKIEIKRIENTTNRQVTFCKRRNGLLKKAYELSVLCDAEVALIVFSNRGRLYEYANNSVKTTIDRYKKASSDSSNNGSVAEANTQYYQQEASKLRAQISNLQNHNRNMIGESLGGLTLRELKNLETKVERGISKIRSKKNELLFAEIEYMQKREIDLHHNNQYLRAKLTLSQKPIFLLFLFLARYSGF from the exons ATGGAATTCCACAATAACCGAGCAAGAGATTTGTCTCCAGCTCAGAGGAAGATCTCGAGGGGGAAGATCGAGATCAAGCGGATCGAAAACACAACAAATCGGCAGGTGACCTTCTGTAAACGCCGCAACGGTCTTCTGAAGAAGGCCTACGAATTGTCAGTGCTTTGTGATGCTGAGGTTGCTCTAATTGTCTTCTCCAACCGAGGCCGACTCTACGAGTATGCAAACAACAG CGTGAAAACGACCATCGATAGGTACAAGAAAGCATCCTCAGATTCGTCAAACAACGGGTCTGTTGCTGAAGCCAACACTCAGTATTACCAGCAAGAAGCATCAAAACTGCGTGCACAGATCAGTAATTTGCAGAACCATAACAG GAACATGATTGGTGAGTCTTTAGGAGGTTTAACCCTGAGGGAGCTCAAGAATCTGGAGACTAAGGTTGAAAGAGGCATTAGCAAAATTCGATCCAAAAAG AATGAGCTGCTTTTCGCTGAAATCGAATACATGCAAAAAAGG GAGATCGACTTACATCACAATAACCAGTACCTTCGAGCAAAG CTGACGCTGTCACAGAAGCCGATATTTCTCCTGTTCCTGTTTCTTGCAAGGTATTCTGGCTTTTAA